Below is a genomic region from Perognathus longimembris pacificus isolate PPM17 chromosome 24, ASM2315922v1, whole genome shotgun sequence.
gccagaaggggtgctgtggctctggtggcagagtgctagccttgagtgggaagaagccagggacagtgctcaggccctgagtccaaggcccaggactggccaaaaaacaaaaaaaaaagaattgtcataaaaggctagaaggtaaatggtatgcATTTTTTTCCAGTAAAGCCACTGaaggccagagggagaagatcagaggtttgtaatgcaaatttgaattgctgtttaggtatagggatgatAATAAAGTAGGTGTCTTACCCACTGATTTGTGGGCACCTTTCATGACCtagtataataataaaaccaatcatTTCAGATGTGTGGTTAGCATTTTAGAGAATGTGGGACTGGTATACATCCATTCCAAAAGACTTGTTGTAGTGTGCTAGCACCCCTGTGGGGTAGTTTTTTGATATGTAGAGTTAATAACCCAACAGGAGCAGATAaagtcagggctttttctactaaaagtaattcctgatgTGCCTCACTAGTTAATTTACAAAGGATATTTAAAGCCAAATCTCCTAAAAGAATGGAGAGAAGATTATGTAAAGCATAGGTAGggatcagttaatatctcccagtaacatttgaaaatcattaaAAGCATTAAATTCTTCAGTCCGAatctttattaattggggggtaactgcttgtcttctaactaaatatccagATACTTAAATGCatcttttgtttaaatgaattttatcaggggcaattattaaaccatactgTTGTAAGTGTtaaggcaaaatttgcaacaattcaggtacaatatttttatcaggtgcagcaaataacaaatcattttattgaaaacctgcaaggcaaactggagtagcaattaaacacTCATCTTGGTAGCCATAGTTTTCTTATATTCAACTTAAAATAACCATGTAGGACAGGTCTGTTTTTCAGATCTCATATTTAGAGATTCATTTTTTaatctctcaagtcttttaccaagtctggatgtatttaaagaaatctggagcctaggtaccACCCATTGCTTCAGgatgcttgtttttcacttctaaatttcttatctagaaaggcattctaaagccttttaaagtagaggctttcacctttacctcagcctttatttgcatagaaaaactgaaaccCAGGGGGCACATTTCCTCCTAGCTGCCTGTTAAAAGAGCCAGAGAGTTAAAGAGAgttgtttacttctatccccattaatttatgtactttaaaatatttacgtgattatatgtaactttagATAGTCTTTCTATTACatcacagtttacacttataaaatttagtacctgaatcattagactgatacccaaaacaattgtaaaaggAGTACACCTaacagtgtgccccagaattataaacatgattttgcctttttaatacatccaaattggaaaactgtacaaaaatcaaattatatcaggtaaataaacttttaactctccttttgttgtgcccaagccctagaagaccaccaagagaccaccgagagccagacgttccgaaatgcaaaagcaaggcaaggctttattaggcgagctgcagcccggacctcgtcctacacaccgacgcagcggaggttaggaggaaggccacgagcagagttttacatgggtatttaaaggaaaaaatcacaaagttacataaaccaggtgcaagcagggttgagGTGCAGGGACAAacctgattggctcggggctaggggtttcTAAAATTTGATCAGAGGACATTCCACACATCTATAATTGGTTGGCGGACATTCCAAGGCGGTCAGTGTGACAGGAACGTTCCCAAACcagttgggccatctgggaaatgggttttatgaCCTATTGGTTTCGGCGTAAACATCCGCACAAACAATcttattcctggaatctgtacaatgcctggctagtttcaccataaacaagtcatttgctggtttttacgtatgtgctgggttattcttagcttaacacaaacaacaagatggttgctatTTCTCTTAAGATGGAGTTGTCTTATGCTATTGCTTTTAAGATGGAGTTGTCTTAGCCCTTCATTCCCCCCTAGAGTTATGggcatgaagcacaatcctgtgtttcagaCTTAAGAGTTAATCTTAACAATTCTCTTTCTGGAACAGGTATGTACCTGCTCCGTTGCACCATTAACTGTATGGTGTTTAGTCTGTCCTTCATGAATTGGACTAATCTATTTAGGATGCAAGGCCCGAACGTTAGTAGGAGAATGATAATCACTAGGGGCCCCAACAAAGTGGATATTAGAGTAGTAAGCCATGGGGAAGAATTAAACCATCTTTCAAACCAGCCTTGTTTTGACTCATATTCTCTGCGTCTCTTTTCTAACCCTTCTCTGACTTTGGACATGTTATCTTTTACTATTCCTGAATGGTCAACATAGAAACAACACTCTTCTCCCAATGCAGTGCAAAGTCCTCCTTGCTGTAGAAACAGTAAGTCTAGCCCTCTCCTATTCTGGAGAACTACTTCTGATAAGGATGTAAGGGATTCCTGGAGGTGAGAGATGGattcttctattttcttaataTCCTCATCTATAGCCATCCGTAGGTCATCATAATATCCTCTTTGTTGGACGAGGGAGGCTACTCCTGTACCTAGTCCCCCCAAGCTGGCTCCTATTAATATACTTAAGGTTATAGCTGTAAAGGGCTCTCTTTTTACCCGGGGATTGTATTCTAGACTGAGTTGTTTCCAGGAGCCCTGTAAACGGTCCAAGAAATCTGGCTCCGGATAGTAAGATATAGTGGGTACCAGTCGTACTAACACACAGGAATCCTCAAAATCTTTTAAGACAGCAGAGTGTACACAAGAGGTTAGACCCGACTTAGAGCATGCCCACCAAGCATCTTGTGGAGGCAACCAATAACCACTTGCTGATTTATGATTGATAATGTGGTTACATAAAGGAGCCATTTCTTTTCCCGGTTTTCCAATACAAGTGCCTGAACCAGTGACTCGAGTTAGAGTGAGCCCTACTTTTGACTTCCACCTGCAAGACTCTTCTTCCTTGGCTTGAGACACGTTATCAGAGACAGCAATTCCCTCATAATAGGGTGGAGCAACATCATAACATAACCAGCAAGATCTAGTTAAATTGGGCTGAGTATGGTTTAAGATTATATAGGACTTCTGCATCAGGTTTACTAGGGGGTTGTTATTACGGGGTAGATAGGCCAGGGTATACATGGGGGAGGAGGGTCCAGTACCTGGAGCCAGCGTTGAATTAAGAGAGGGTTCTGGGGCTCTAAATGGGGTCGGGCCTGGTGTCGGCCTGTCAAGGTGGTCTTGAGGCTTTAAGGCCGAGTTGGGTCCCACTGCTACATCTGTCATAGGTTTAACAATGAGTTTGAGCTGGAAAGTAAGTCCATGGTCATACCCTGACATGTACAACCTTAATCCCCATGTCCTTCCTCTAGTCCACCCACCGAAGGTCTTAGCATTCTTGGTAAACTTAATTACCAGAGGGTTACATCTGTATTTAGTGCAGGCTCCTTGTCCCGACCACCAGTTAGCCCACTCACAAGcaagactattttctttttctagaccCTTTCCTGTATGGTTTCGTTTTATGGTGATTAAGTCCCAGCTGGAGTGTGGGTCCCAGTGTGCTTGTCCCGTGGTTTCACACCCCCACTGTTTACAAAAGAAATCTGCTTCCCCTCCACATCTTCTCTCACCTGCCCTAGTTCTCCCATCTCTAGGACACACATAGAAAGGCATTTCTCTCAGTTCAGCTCTTAGCTTTGGGTGGCCACATCCATGTCTAGATCCCCATGTTAGGGAGCTGTATTTGCACGGGACTAGACAGGATTCTTTTTCCTTGCACTCGGGAAGTTGCTTATCTAGATTTGGGTCATCatgatctggcacatcccagctGCCTGCAGCTAGGTCGCACAGGTCCACTATTAGGTCTGGCCACCAGGTCCCTAAGGGGGCTTCTTTAGTTGCTAAGACAAGGGGTTTTCCCCCTCTTGGGGTGATCTGCCAAGATAACTGGAAGGGCTGGTGAGGGTTAGCATTAGCATCAGCATTAACTTGAacaataaaatatgaaagtaaaaagtaaatgatCATAATAGTAGCactattcagtctaactttcgtttcttgaggcgaaggcggaGTGGCTGGGTCTGGATGTTTGGAGACTTCCCATGTTTCTCCACGAAAATCCTCGTCCAACGCGAAGGGATCAGCTGGTTTTGCGTGGGAGTAGTGAACCCAGGcggcgatgccgtctaccttgagggcggtgggagtagtcagcagcactacgtagggtcccttccaccgtggttctaaggagtttggGTTGTGTCTCCgaacgaacacccagtcccctggtctaaaTAAAtgaggggtagggacagaagcagaatcatatagtgTCTTAAGTTGAGGCCACACATTCTTATGCACAAGCTGTAAATGATTAAGTTTACATAGAAATTCAGTATCATCTAAAtctgcaagcaattcagtctgaaggctaggaacAATGGGCGGGGGgtgcccgtacattatttcaaagggAGTGAAACCAAGCTGGTAAGGTGAGTTTCTTACTCtaaataaggcaaaaggaaggagcGACACCCAATCTGCGCCAGTCTCTAGGGCCAATTTAGTCAAGGTCTCTTTTAGGGTCcgattcattctttctacctgccctgaactctggggtctataagcacaatgtaatttccaatcagtccccagtgcagtggctattccctgacttacttttgagacgaaggccggtccgttgtccgacccaatggaggatgggaagccatacctgggtaagaTTTCTTCCAAGATCTTCTTGGCCACCACGTttgcagtttcatgctttgtcggataagcttcaacccatcctgaaaaggtgtctacaaaaactagcaaatatttgtatccaaattttccaggtttaatttctgtaaaGTCTACCTCCCAATACGCACCTGGCCTGTCTCCACGAAGGCGGCTTCCTTTCATAATTGGTTGAGCCGCTGCATTGGTGAGCTGGCAGGCTTTGCAACCTTTGACAATGTCCTCAACAATTTGGTTTccctgtctaatttttacttttgagtggcgaagcaagtcctgcattcttcgggtccCCATATGGGAAGCCTGGTGGATTCTCTTGAGGATCCCCTTACCTAGttcttgtggcaagataagtttcccttcacacgTTCTCCACcaatcattttttccttctttgtccgggggtttgtgggccataggaattttcctaatccattctagGTCCTCTTGAGAATATTGGGGCACGGGAGGCAGAGTCCGCGGCCCTGGATCCGCTAGGGTTAATATTTCTGCTCTAGGTTGGAGGGCCGCCTCCTTGGCTGCTTGGTCTGCCAAGTTATTTCCTTTAGTCActaaatcaactcccttttgatgtcCTGGACAATGCATGATAGCAATCTTGGCTGGTTCCCAGAGGGCCCGAATGAGATTTAGAATCTCTTGCTTGTTTTTAACAGTTTTTCCTTCGGCCGTCAGTAACCCTCTCTCCTGGTAGATAGCTCCGTGAACATGTACGGTAGCAAACGCATACCGACTGTCCGTGTatatatttagtctctttcctttccccatttgtagggcttttgttagtgccactagttctgctctttgtgcagaagttccctgggggagtgcctctgcccacactatctcagcgTCCGTGGTGACTGCCGCGCCTGCGTACCTTTTTCCTTCTCgcatgaagctgctgccatcggtgaaccaggtgtgctcagcctgtgatagCGGTGAGTCCAGCAAGTCAGGCCTGAGactatgtgcttgggccaggatctgctcgcAATCATGCAGAGGCGCTTCCAGGTCCGGATCCGGCAACAAGgtagctgggtttaatgctgttggtacgcAGAAACTGATACGCGcggggttaagtaacaaggtttggtaatggaccatgcgggcattgctcatccatcggtcaggcggttgttttagcaccccttccagagcgtgtggagtggccacagttaGATTTTGTCCCAAGGTCAGTTTGTCTGCGTCTTTCACTAAGAGGGCTACTGCGGCTATTATTCTCAGGCATGGGGGCCACCCAGCAgcaacaggatccaatttcttggaTAAGTAGGCGACTGGTCTTTTCCAAGGCCCAATTGGCTAGGTGAGCACCCCCTTTGCTATCCCTTTATTTTCGGCCACAAATAgggtgaatggtttattcacatcaggtaggcctaaggcaggggcttctagGAGGCTTTTCTTAACTGCCTCAAAGGCCCTTTGCATTTGTTCAGTCCAGTGGAACTCTGGGacatttttggtggcttcatacaAGGGCTTGGCCAtttcagcgaacccaggtatccacagccggcaaaagcccgctgttcctaggaactctctgacttgcctGGCTGACTTTGGTACAGGAATTTTTAGTACAGTCTCTTTTCGTGcttctgacagccaacgcttgccttCTTTTAGTATGAAGCCTAGGTAGGTGACTTCAGATTTGCAAATCTGTGCCTTTTTAGCAGAGGCCCTGTAGCCTAGATTGCCAAgcgtctttaagagcctagctgtccCTTTCAGGCAGCTAATTTTGTCTGAGACAGCTATCAGCAAATCATCCACATATTGCAACAGGCTTATCTCAGGATTTTTagagcggtactcactcaggtcttcatgcagtGCTTCGTCGAAGATGGTGGGCGAATttttgaatccttgaggcagcctggtccaggtcagttGGCCGCTTATCCCAATTTCAGGATCATGCCAGGTGAATGCAAAATAattttggctctgtggggctaagggcaggctaaaaaaGGCATCCTTTAAATCTAGCACAGTATACCACACGTGGCTTGGTGGTAAGGAACTCAGCAAAGTATATGGATTTGGAAcggttggatgaatgtccattactcttttGTTTACTTCTCTCAAGTCCTGTACTGGTCTATAGTCATTGGAGTTAGGCTTTTTGACGGGCAGTAATGGAgtgttccaggctgactggatgggttTTAGGATTCCCAATTccaacaattttctgatgtggggggtgatccctttctttgcttctagtgacatggGGTACTGGCGAACTTTTACTGGGTCAGCTCcagctttgagttccacaaagattggaggacgatgttttgccagtcccatccccccagtttctgcccatgtctGGGGAAACGCCTGTaaccactcattttctggagactcaggcttgagatgttggtatagcctatactcctcttctagTTTGCTAGTGATTAATATATTTACAGGCTTTCCTCTTGAGTCTGTTACCAAAGCTCCATCACTTGTGaattgtatctgagctttcatttttgttaaaaggtcacgtccaagcaatgggtaggggcagtcaggaatgactaaaaatgagtgggttacccGGCCCACTCCTAGGTCCACTGTTCTTcgggtagtccatttatagggtttggtGCCAGTTGCACCTTGCACCCATGTTGTTTTattggacatcggccctctcggggctagtagtACTGagttttctgctcccgtatccaCCATGAACGTGACTGGGCtcccctccactttcaaagtTACCCtaggctcagggagggggtctgagccccgactccctcagtcgcTGTCTTCAGCTAGCTCTAAGGCCGGCAACACTCTggatcctactttctgttttttctcctcctttctggcTAGTTCTGGGCAGTCCTTGAGCCAATGTCCTAtctccttgcaataggcacactggTTTTCTCCTACTCTAGGTTTTCTAGGATGAGGCTTGAATTTTCGTTCTCTAGTAGGAGACGAGGATCGTCTAAAGTTTCCAGGTTGCACAGAGGTTAAGATTTCTCTAATGTCTCTTCTGTGCTGGGCTTGCTGCTGTGCTAAAA
It encodes:
- the LOC125341315 gene encoding LOW QUALITY PROTEIN: uncharacterized protein LOC125341315 (The sequence of the model RefSeq protein was modified relative to this genomic sequence to represent the inferred CDS: inserted 2 bases in 1 codon; substituted 2 bases at 2 genomic stop codons) — protein: MASRMPTFPSRSEAPHAGLRQLLPPYPGVINEVSWVRLPQLQNCQWRFYDLRCYHFGKFFSQPVCIDSLTLHPHVLTMAEVTRVQLEPDILNHKKSRNYRSPSSQGPVERTRSSTTLGELGDVPAVWIEHLTRAMGNVPSNPLELTLAHWKEVKEIAHNRSVDVKKEKWISLCKSEWPTFEDAEWPPEGSFDIIKIALLQAKIYNVLSGHPDQVPYIITWRALVEEDGPAWVHAFLSPPASSLIQEEDEDAEENVPPAPSAPEGPAQSTRRRRGITPPHNSTALPLRPVGPVDENGQQQFQYWPFATSDLYNWRTQNAPFSEKPQDLIRLLETVLFTHQPTWDDCNQLLQVLFTTEERSRIREAARKLVPGPTGAPLTDPAAISVSFPETRPTWDYNTAEGRERLLIYRQALLAGLKAAARRPTNMAKVYDVRQGENESPAAFLERLIEAFSQYTPYDXLTQESAQIVMFTYINQAAPDIKRKLQTIDRLGEKSVRDLVAVAEKVYNKRETEEQRQERKDREREAERERRDREKEKNLARILEQQQAQQTRILAQQQAQHRRDIREILTSVQPGNFRRSSVGENQCAYCKEIGHWLKDCPELARKEEKKQKVGSRVLPALELAEDSDXGSRGSDPLPEPRVTLKVEGSPVTFMVDTGAENSVLLAPRGPMSNKTTWVQGATGTKPYKWTTRRTVDLGVGRVTHSFLVIPDCPYPLLGRDLLTKMKAQIQFTSDGALVTDSRGKPVNILITSKLEEEYRLYQHLKPESPENEWLQAFPQTWAETGGMGLAKHRPPIFVELKAGADPVKVRQYPMSLEAKKGITPHIRKLLELGILKPIQSAWNTPLLPVKKPNSNDYRPVQDLREVNKRVMDIHPTVPNPYTLLSSLPPSHVWYTVLDLKDAFFSLPLAPQSQNYFAFTWHDPEIGISGQLTWTRLPQGFKNSPTIFDEALHEDLSEYRSKNPEISLLQYVDDLLIAVSDKISCLKGTARLLKTLGNLGYRASAKKAQICKSEVTYLGFILKEGKRWLSEARKETVLKIPVPKSARQVREFLGTAGFCRLWIPGFAEMAKPLYEATKNVPEFHWTEQMQRAFEAVKKSLLEAPALGLPDVNKPFTLFVAENKGIAKGVLTXPIGPWKRPVAYLSKKLDPVAAGWPPCLRIIAAVALLVKDADKLTLGQNLTVATPHALEGVLKQPPDRWMSNARMVHYQTLLLNPARISFCVPTALNPATLLPDPDLEAPLHDCEQILAQAHSLRPDLLDSPLSQAEHTWFTDGSSFMREGKRYAGAAVTTDAEIVWAEALPQGTSAQRAELVALTKALQMGKGKRLNIYTDSRYAFATVHVHGAIYQERGLLTAEGKTVKNKQEILNLIRALWEPAKIAIMHCPGHQKGVDLVTKGNNLADQAAKEAALQPRAEILTLADPGPRTLPPVPQYSQEDLEWIRKIPMAHKPPDKEGKNDWWRTCEGKLILPQELGKGILKRIHQASHMGTRRMQDLLRHSKVKIRQGNQIVEDIVKGCKACQLTNAAAQPIMKGSRLRGDRPGAYWEVDFTEIKPGKFGYKYLLVFVDTFSGWVEAYPTKHETANVVAKKILEEILPRYGFPSSIGSDNGPAFVSKVSQGIATALGTDWKLHCAYRPQSSGQVERMNRTLKETLTKLALETGADWVSLLPFALFRVRNSPYQLGFTPFEIMYGHPPPIVPSLQTELLADLDDTEFLCKLNHLQLVHKNVWPQLKTLYDSASVPTPHLFRPGDWVFVRRHNPNSLEPRWKGPYVVLLTTPTALKVDGIAAWVHYSHAKPADPFALDEDFRGETWEVSKHPDPATPPSPQETKVRLNSATIMIIYFLLSYFIVQVNADANANPHQPFQLSWQITPRGGKPLVLATKEAPLGTWWPDLIVDLCDLAAGSWDVPDHDDPNLDKQLPECKEKESCLVPCKYSSLTWGSRHGCGHPKLRAELREMPFYVCPRDGRTRAGERRCGGEADFFCKQWGCETTGQAHWDPHSSWDLITIKRNHTGKGLEKENSLACEWANWWSGQGACTKYRCNPLVIKFTKNAKTFGGWTRGRTWGLRLYMSGYDHGLTFQLKLIVKPMTDVAVGPNSALKPQDHLDRPTPGPTPFRAPEPSLNSTLAPGTGPSSPMYTLAYLPRNNNPLVNLMQKSYIILNHTQPNLTRSCWLCYDVAPPYYEGIAVSDNVSQAKEEESCRWKSKVGLTLTRVTGSGTCIGKPGKEMAPLCNHIINHKSASGYWLPPQDAWWACSKSGLTSCVHSAVLKDFEDSCVLVRLVPTISYYPEPDFLDRLQGSWKQLSLEYNPRVKREPFTAITLSILIGASLGGLGTGVASLVQQRGYYDDLRMAIDEDIKKIEESISHLQESLTSLSEVVLQNRRGLDLLFLQQGGLCTALGEECCFYVDHSGIVKDNMSKVREGWPNWFGNVPVTLTALECPPTNYRCVECPLIKF